From one Trueperella pyogenes genomic stretch:
- a CDS encoding MFS transporter, whose product MLSTTGGKTSRESLQNTRRGIAEPANPGFVGNDKLLLGIVLSVVTYWLFAGTLGNLVTVVVDSIGTQHITESVVSLAAPLAGLFSGLFIVVAGGLADRIGRVKVTLIGIVFSIIGSALLVLAVGGLATPFMLVGRALQGVSTACIMPATMALLKAYWDGPARQRAVSMWSIGSWGGSGFAALFGGFLSQQLNWRWIFVASIAVAVLAFLLIVGTPESKVDVVEQKKFDVVGLVVFMIALLALMVALIFGAQMPGGGWASPVTIGLYTVAIAGLIAFVVWEKKQENPFIDFSLFKNTTFTGATISNFMINATIGLLNVSQLVFLGSRPRTIEDCGSELCVQNFVDVNGDGVHDQHMSTWDAGLLTITYAVTIIGFIRVGEKLLQKYGPRKPMLWGSMVVILSGAFLTPTFVGLGTYKILAIVGYAMFGLGLAFYATPSTDAALSNLPAEKSGSGSGIYKMASSLGGAIGLALSLTIFNALKGGSAESVTYALQMTGVQDNTSLRFAGMVVMLFNIGLTLIAIISITMTVPKGGGSRDLGVTKPVDPAPHASVDEERQAVIARLSRLSLPQLEEIERQVLIRRLDDLDRDALEAIVREHRK is encoded by the coding sequence ATGCTATCCACTACTGGCGGCAAAACTAGCCGCGAATCGCTTCAAAATACCCGACGCGGGATCGCTGAACCGGCGAATCCTGGCTTCGTCGGCAATGACAAGCTACTCCTCGGTATCGTCCTGTCGGTGGTGACCTATTGGCTTTTTGCCGGTACGCTCGGAAACTTGGTCACCGTCGTCGTCGACTCAATTGGAACGCAGCACATCACGGAATCCGTGGTATCTCTCGCAGCGCCACTGGCTGGCCTATTTTCTGGCTTGTTCATCGTGGTCGCTGGCGGGCTGGCGGACCGGATTGGTCGCGTTAAAGTCACTCTCATCGGAATTGTTTTCTCGATCATCGGCTCGGCGCTTCTCGTATTGGCTGTTGGCGGGCTTGCCACACCGTTTATGCTGGTGGGCCGCGCTTTGCAAGGCGTGTCGACGGCGTGCATCATGCCCGCGACCATGGCTCTACTCAAAGCGTATTGGGATGGGCCAGCCCGCCAGCGCGCGGTGTCGATGTGGTCCATCGGCTCGTGGGGCGGCTCCGGTTTCGCCGCGTTGTTTGGGGGCTTCCTTTCGCAACAGCTCAACTGGCGCTGGATCTTCGTCGCATCAATCGCCGTGGCAGTTTTGGCCTTCCTCCTCATCGTGGGGACGCCGGAATCGAAGGTAGACGTTGTTGAGCAGAAGAAGTTCGACGTCGTGGGGCTGGTCGTCTTCATGATTGCGCTGCTCGCGCTGATGGTGGCGTTGATTTTCGGCGCCCAGATGCCCGGCGGCGGTTGGGCAAGTCCGGTCACAATTGGTCTCTATACCGTGGCAATCGCAGGGTTGATCGCGTTTGTTGTATGGGAAAAGAAGCAGGAGAACCCGTTCATCGACTTCTCACTGTTTAAGAACACCACCTTCACTGGCGCGACGATTTCAAACTTCATGATCAATGCCACGATCGGTCTGCTCAATGTTTCTCAGCTTGTCTTCCTCGGTTCTCGTCCGCGTACCATCGAAGACTGTGGTTCCGAGCTCTGCGTGCAGAACTTCGTGGACGTGAACGGCGACGGCGTTCACGACCAGCACATGAGCACATGGGACGCCGGCCTGTTAACCATCACCTATGCAGTCACGATCATCGGTTTCATCCGTGTTGGCGAGAAACTGTTGCAAAAGTACGGTCCGCGCAAGCCGATGTTGTGGGGCTCGATGGTCGTGATCCTTTCCGGCGCATTCCTCACGCCCACTTTCGTTGGACTTGGTACATACAAGATCCTGGCAATTGTCGGGTACGCGATGTTCGGTCTGGGGCTGGCTTTCTACGCCACGCCGTCCACAGATGCCGCACTGTCGAACCTTCCAGCGGAAAAGTCCGGATCAGGTTCAGGCATTTACAAGATGGCCTCCTCGCTGGGCGGCGCAATCGGTTTGGCCTTGTCGCTGACGATCTTCAACGCGCTCAAAGGAGGTAGTGCTGAGAGCGTTACCTATGCCCTCCAAATGACCGGCGTCCAAGACAACACATCACTACGCTTCGCCGGCATGGTTGTGATGCTCTTTAACATCGGCCTCACACTCATTGCGATCATCTCGATCACTATGACCGTGCCGAAGGGCGGTGGAAGCCGCGACCTCGGCGTGACAAAGCCGGTAGATCCGGCCCCACACGCATCGGTTGATGAGGAGCGCCAGGCCGTGATTGCCCGCCTGTCTCGGCTCAGCCTTCCGCAGCTTGAGGAGATCGAACGGCAAGTGCTCATCAGGCGCTTGGATGATCTGGACCGCGACGCACTTGAGGCAATTGTGCGCGAGCATCGCAAGTAA
- a CDS encoding glycoside hydrolase family 13 protein — protein MEKVADRLEQPWWRNAAVYQVYLRSYKDSDGDGNGDLNGLRMELKHIAELGCDALWLNPIYLSPQRDHGYDIADYRSIDPMYGTLDDFDCLVAEAHELGLRVIMDVVPNHCSDQHPWFQQALASNDGGSERSRFIIERGEGQTGAQVPNGWQSVFGGSAWSPIRSDSTPTYWYLHTFDAAQPDFNWRNPEVREEFESILTWWFDRGVDGFRIDVVHGLVKAHPLPRASSMRTEQLLAEDQGLWNQPEVHDIYRQWRRIACDYPEEKYLVGEVWVADPKQFSRYVADDELHQAFAFDLLVQPWIAHRLKAAIDKAIAQNSRANGPAWTLNNHDVHRAVTRYGQEQYDQAPQPDDMLASARHTGPVDVVLGTRRARAAFALLAALPGTLYLYQGEELGLSEHLDLAPEQRQDPIWIRSKGEQLGRDGCRIPLPWSPHTPTLGFSDCPNAAAWLPQPENYGQLTRDAQQTEPDSMLTLYKRLLCLRKELSDSVSYVEWIDTDDPQLLAFDNGAFICLTNTSDDDLTVPVDMIDRVLISTQETDDRTIPANSTLWVLRRSPRKTGTAPVSTMSCTVA, from the coding sequence ATGGAAAAAGTAGCCGACCGGCTAGAGCAGCCTTGGTGGCGCAATGCCGCCGTATATCAGGTCTATCTTCGGTCGTATAAGGATTCCGATGGAGACGGTAATGGCGACCTCAACGGCCTTCGAATGGAGCTGAAACACATAGCAGAATTGGGATGCGACGCGCTATGGCTCAACCCTATCTACCTCTCGCCTCAACGCGATCATGGCTACGACATTGCCGATTATCGGTCTATTGACCCGATGTATGGCACGCTGGATGACTTCGATTGTCTCGTCGCGGAGGCACACGAACTGGGCCTACGTGTGATCATGGATGTGGTGCCGAACCATTGCTCCGATCAGCATCCGTGGTTCCAGCAAGCTCTTGCCAGCAACGACGGCGGCTCGGAACGTTCTCGCTTCATAATCGAGCGCGGGGAGGGGCAAACCGGGGCGCAGGTTCCTAATGGTTGGCAGAGTGTATTTGGGGGATCAGCGTGGAGCCCTATTCGTAGCGACTCTACTCCTACCTACTGGTATCTACATACGTTCGATGCGGCGCAACCGGATTTTAACTGGCGAAACCCTGAAGTGCGTGAAGAATTTGAAAGCATCCTGACATGGTGGTTTGACAGAGGGGTCGATGGTTTTCGAATCGACGTCGTTCATGGCTTGGTGAAAGCTCATCCCCTGCCGCGCGCATCCAGCATGCGGACTGAACAGTTGCTGGCCGAGGATCAAGGGCTCTGGAATCAGCCCGAGGTTCACGATATTTACCGCCAGTGGCGTCGTATTGCTTGTGACTACCCAGAAGAGAAGTATCTTGTGGGCGAGGTGTGGGTTGCCGATCCGAAACAGTTCTCACGATACGTCGCTGATGACGAGCTGCACCAGGCATTCGCCTTCGATCTCCTAGTCCAGCCGTGGATTGCACATAGGCTGAAAGCTGCGATAGATAAGGCAATAGCGCAAAACTCTCGGGCCAATGGGCCGGCGTGGACTCTCAACAATCACGATGTCCATAGGGCCGTCACTCGTTACGGACAAGAACAATATGACCAAGCTCCGCAACCTGACGACATGCTCGCTTCCGCTCGGCATACAGGTCCGGTCGACGTCGTTCTCGGAACTAGACGAGCGCGAGCAGCATTCGCCCTGTTGGCAGCGTTACCGGGAACGTTATACCTGTATCAAGGGGAAGAGCTGGGGTTATCTGAACACCTAGACCTGGCTCCAGAGCAACGCCAGGATCCGATATGGATACGGTCCAAAGGCGAGCAACTCGGTAGAGATGGCTGCAGGATTCCCTTGCCGTGGAGTCCACATACGCCGACGCTCGGCTTCAGCGACTGCCCGAATGCCGCCGCCTGGCTTCCTCAACCAGAAAACTACGGCCAATTGACCCGTGACGCGCAGCAGACAGAGCCCGATTCGATGCTCACGCTGTACAAGCGACTTCTGTGCCTCCGTAAGGAGTTATCTGATTCCGTCTCGTATGTTGAGTGGATCGATACTGATGATCCGCAGCTGTTGGCCTTCGACAACGGGGCCTTCATCTGCCTGACAAATACGAGCGACGACGATCTGACTGTACCTGTCGACATGATTGACAGGGTGCTCATAAGTACACAAGAGACTGACGATAGAACAATACCGGCGAATTCGACTTTGTGGGTATTGCGTCGGTCACCCCGTAAAACAGGAACAGCCCCTGTTTCAACAATGTCATGCACAGTCGCATGA
- a CDS encoding ABC transporter substrate-binding protein — MKRVSLAALGLAATLCLASCSAGGTDNGANSATDGGTASGGSKPVDISVWHYWDGANADAFDSLVAEYNKSQSRVHVTTSNVPNADFLTKLKTSASSQSLPDIAVGDLVWVPQVAQIGELADLSSFMEDKILKDINPALKTYGSLDGKQVSVPVSANNLAYMYNRDLFSQAGLDPDKPPTTWEELAKQGAQIHEKTGKPGYDLFTEAGDNGEGLTWNFQVSLWQAGGEFLTKDNSAAAFNSPQGLKALEFWKKLIDSGVSRYAGWGEFEKGAGGSAQEGSWMVGIWAPDPPFNFDTAPLPYPEGGVQATNLGGEQAMVFKNSEERSAASADFISWFLQDTQVKKWSQKTGMIPVTQSVADSEDYRSWVEKNEPRLLPYIQQMKYARTRPNTALYPKISYAFAKEIERAFAGEVSAQEALDNAEKAVNKIISNG, encoded by the coding sequence ATGAAACGTGTATCCTTGGCAGCCTTAGGGCTGGCGGCGACACTATGCCTAGCAAGCTGCAGTGCCGGTGGTACAGACAACGGCGCAAACAGCGCTACGGACGGCGGCACTGCAAGTGGCGGCTCGAAGCCCGTCGACATTTCAGTTTGGCACTATTGGGACGGCGCCAACGCAGACGCCTTTGACAGCTTGGTGGCTGAGTACAACAAATCTCAAAGTCGAGTCCACGTCACGACGTCGAATGTTCCAAACGCTGACTTTCTCACCAAGCTCAAAACCTCAGCCTCTTCCCAATCTTTACCTGATATCGCTGTAGGTGATCTAGTTTGGGTTCCGCAGGTTGCCCAGATCGGCGAGCTGGCGGATCTCTCGTCCTTTATGGAAGACAAGATCCTTAAAGACATCAATCCTGCTCTTAAGACTTATGGGAGCCTAGATGGCAAACAGGTCTCCGTCCCCGTGTCGGCTAACAACCTGGCCTATATGTACAACAGGGATCTTTTCTCGCAAGCAGGCCTGGATCCCGATAAGCCGCCGACGACGTGGGAGGAACTGGCCAAGCAGGGTGCGCAGATCCACGAGAAGACGGGAAAGCCGGGATATGACCTCTTCACGGAAGCGGGCGACAATGGCGAAGGCCTAACCTGGAACTTCCAGGTCAGCCTCTGGCAGGCTGGAGGAGAATTCCTCACCAAAGACAACTCTGCAGCCGCTTTCAACAGTCCGCAAGGGTTGAAAGCTCTTGAGTTCTGGAAGAAACTCATCGACTCCGGCGTTAGTCGCTATGCAGGATGGGGTGAGTTCGAGAAGGGCGCTGGTGGCTCTGCTCAAGAGGGATCCTGGATGGTCGGGATCTGGGCACCAGATCCGCCCTTCAATTTTGATACGGCACCTCTTCCGTATCCTGAGGGCGGAGTGCAGGCCACGAACCTCGGCGGCGAGCAGGCGATGGTGTTCAAGAATTCCGAAGAACGCAGTGCAGCCTCCGCAGATTTCATCTCGTGGTTCCTCCAAGACACACAAGTGAAGAAGTGGAGCCAGAAGACGGGAATGATCCCGGTGACTCAATCGGTAGCGGATAGCGAAGACTACCGGTCGTGGGTGGAGAAGAACGAGCCACGATTGTTGCCTTACATACAGCAAATGAAATACGCCCGCACGCGGCCTAACACCGCTTTGTATCCGAAGATCTCCTACGCTTTCGCAAAAGAAATCGAACGAGCGTTCGCAGGCGAGGTCAGCGCGCAAGAGGCGCTTGACAATGCCGAAAAAGCCGTTAACAAGATCATCTCTAACGGCTGA
- a CDS encoding carbohydrate ABC transporter permease: MKKNRADRYRAEEVVTAAALLAPATVILVVFSLYPILSAGYISLTSWNGFTPRKEFIGLGNYVRMLADPEFLNSLSVTLIYAVGVCLLSVASGLVSALLLDAPLRGRGLYRTIYFLPVVTSSAAVAIVWRYMFDNAGLVNNALKAIGLEGVDWLQNRWLALLLLTFLTVWKNIGFNAILYLTAMQALPESVYEAAQLDGASAWQSFRLITVPLLRPMTFFVSIQALITSFQSFDLAYVFTEGGPRGGTDILGMFMYRQAFRLDSFGYGAAIAFVTLALVLVVTGIQWSINSRREK, translated from the coding sequence ATGAAGAAAAACCGGGCAGATAGATATCGCGCGGAAGAAGTCGTAACAGCTGCTGCACTACTAGCACCTGCGACGGTGATTCTCGTGGTCTTCAGCCTATATCCGATCCTCTCAGCGGGGTACATCTCGCTGACCTCGTGGAACGGATTTACTCCAAGAAAGGAATTCATCGGGCTTGGCAACTACGTGAGGATGCTCGCAGACCCCGAGTTCCTCAACAGCTTGAGCGTCACCTTGATCTACGCCGTTGGTGTATGTCTGCTTAGCGTTGCATCCGGCCTGGTTAGCGCCCTGCTTCTTGATGCGCCGCTGCGAGGGCGGGGCCTATATCGCACTATTTACTTTCTACCCGTCGTAACGTCCTCGGCAGCCGTTGCGATCGTTTGGCGCTACATGTTTGACAACGCGGGATTGGTGAACAACGCGTTGAAAGCTATCGGCCTCGAAGGGGTCGACTGGTTGCAAAATAGGTGGCTTGCGCTGCTACTTTTGACGTTCCTGACGGTGTGGAAGAACATTGGATTCAACGCCATTTTGTATCTCACTGCGATGCAGGCATTACCCGAATCCGTTTATGAGGCAGCGCAGCTCGATGGGGCCTCGGCTTGGCAATCATTTCGACTGATAACTGTCCCACTGTTGCGGCCGATGACTTTCTTCGTATCGATCCAGGCGCTCATCACTAGTTTCCAGTCTTTTGATCTAGCCTATGTTTTCACCGAAGGAGGCCCGAGAGGTGGTACCGACATCCTGGGCATGTTCATGTACCGGCAAGCTTTCCGACTCGACAGTTTCGGGTATGGAGCCGCCATCGCCTTCGTGACCTTAGCTTTGGTGCTTGTGGTCACGGGTATCCAATGGAGTATCAACTCGCGGCGGGAGAAATAA
- a CDS encoding carbohydrate ABC transporter permease, which yields MEYQLAAGEIMKRQNKGALLARHGALILGAFTVIIPFLWMLTTSLQSRSETYTSTAIFPTSWHWENYMKAWEAAPFGQYYVNSALMSLGIVLGHLVFDAMAAYAFARLRFPAKNLIFMAFLALLMVPNFVTVIPLYSLIASLGWIDTLSALVVPRLADVFGIVLLRQFFISIPVELEEAARIDGCSRIGVFWRIIIPLSRPALATLAIFSFLFAWNDFLWPLLVTNTDAHRTIQIGLQAFVGRYGTSWNYLMAGTLTSTLPTIIIFLFFQKALVRGIAASGMKD from the coding sequence ATGGAGTATCAACTCGCGGCGGGAGAAATAATGAAACGTCAGAACAAAGGGGCACTTCTGGCACGTCATGGTGCGCTAATCTTAGGGGCGTTCACGGTTATTATACCGTTCTTGTGGATGCTAACGACGTCGTTGCAGAGCAGATCAGAAACCTACACGAGCACCGCGATCTTCCCGACTTCATGGCATTGGGAAAACTACATGAAAGCCTGGGAAGCCGCTCCGTTCGGACAGTACTATGTGAATTCGGCACTGATGTCCTTGGGGATCGTCTTGGGACACCTAGTTTTTGACGCGATGGCAGCTTATGCCTTCGCACGGCTACGGTTTCCCGCAAAAAATCTTATCTTCATGGCTTTTCTAGCCTTACTCATGGTTCCGAACTTCGTGACAGTCATTCCGCTGTATTCGCTGATAGCGTCCTTGGGGTGGATAGACACCCTGTCAGCTCTTGTTGTCCCCAGACTTGCTGATGTTTTCGGTATCGTTTTGCTGCGCCAGTTCTTCATATCCATACCGGTCGAGTTGGAAGAGGCAGCACGCATCGATGGGTGCAGCCGAATCGGCGTCTTTTGGAGAATTATCATTCCGCTATCGCGCCCAGCGCTCGCTACCCTTGCCATCTTCAGTTTCCTCTTCGCATGGAATGATTTTCTCTGGCCGCTGTTGGTGACGAACACTGATGCTCATCGCACCATTCAGATCGGGCTCCAGGCCTTCGTTGGGCGATACGGGACTTCGTGGAACTATTTGATGGCTGGCACCCTCACCTCGACTCTCCCAACCATCATCATCTTCTTATTCTTCCAAAAAGCACTTGTTCGCGGCATCGCCGCTTCCGGAATGAAGGATTAA
- a CDS encoding glycoside hydrolase family 13 protein — protein MATPDWLYDAVFYQIFPERFARSEAEPGCQDCVSWDSEPTRDNFFGGDLRGIGEHLDHLCELGVNALYLTPIFQAHTNHRYDAEDYFSIDRRLGSLDDFDALISLAHRRGMRVVLDGVFNHCGKTHPYFRDVVANEERSEYVDWFYVEDFPVRSEPEPNYRTCSGCEYLPKWNVHHPDVRNHHLDVGRYWIDRGIDGWRLDVPYFINMNFWRRFCSAVKAKGAELYIVAEEWRDPEQWLMGDTADGTMNYTLRDLILGFTADRRVDAHSFAEAMTRLSDRIPQGFHHGMLNLLGSHDTERVLTRHKGNVDNTLLAFDMMYACIGAPMVYYGDEIGMRGENDPACRGAMIWDKEKWNQRIHQRIVDLGQIRRDNISLRRGDQEVLAIDEDTVLIMRRHERQDAAVIIHRGEGIRIGPDSLPTDGRHGWVDVVAGEVCHGDIIFASSGSLFLVREE, from the coding sequence ATGGCTACTCCAGACTGGCTGTATGACGCGGTTTTTTATCAAATCTTTCCTGAGCGCTTTGCGCGTTCTGAGGCGGAGCCCGGTTGCCAGGACTGCGTCTCCTGGGACAGCGAGCCGACTCGCGACAATTTCTTCGGTGGCGATCTACGGGGAATAGGCGAGCATTTGGATCACTTATGCGAGCTGGGAGTGAATGCGTTGTATCTGACCCCGATTTTTCAAGCTCATACCAATCACCGCTACGACGCCGAGGACTACTTCTCGATCGATCGGCGGCTAGGAAGCCTCGATGACTTCGATGCGTTAATCAGTCTGGCTCATCGCCGGGGCATGCGGGTTGTCCTTGACGGTGTCTTCAACCATTGTGGAAAGACGCATCCGTATTTCCGCGACGTCGTCGCGAACGAGGAGCGCTCCGAATATGTCGATTGGTTCTACGTCGAAGATTTTCCCGTACGAAGCGAACCTGAGCCGAACTATCGAACTTGCTCGGGGTGTGAGTACCTGCCTAAGTGGAATGTTCACCATCCTGACGTGCGAAATCACCATCTCGATGTGGGACGGTACTGGATAGACCGGGGAATCGATGGTTGGCGACTAGACGTCCCCTACTTTATTAACATGAATTTCTGGCGACGGTTCTGTTCAGCCGTCAAAGCAAAGGGCGCAGAGCTGTACATCGTCGCAGAGGAGTGGCGCGATCCTGAACAATGGCTGATGGGGGATACCGCCGATGGGACGATGAACTATACGCTGCGAGACCTCATCCTCGGGTTTACGGCCGACCGTCGCGTCGATGCCCATTCTTTTGCCGAGGCGATGACGCGCTTGTCGGATCGAATCCCGCAAGGCTTTCATCATGGGATGCTCAACCTTCTGGGGAGCCATGACACCGAACGTGTGCTGACTCGACACAAAGGAAATGTGGATAATACTCTGCTCGCCTTCGATATGATGTACGCGTGCATAGGGGCGCCGATGGTCTATTACGGGGACGAGATCGGCATGAGGGGAGAGAATGATCCGGCGTGCCGCGGCGCGATGATCTGGGATAAAGAAAAATGGAACCAACGTATCCACCAAAGAATCGTCGATTTAGGCCAGATCCGCCGAGACAACATCAGTTTGCGACGGGGAGACCAGGAAGTTCTGGCGATTGACGAGGATACCGTCCTCATCATGCGCCGCCACGAGCGCCAGGACGCTGCGGTGATCATTCATCGCGGTGAGGGAATTCGGATAGGGCCAGACTCGCTTCCCACGGACGGGCGCCACGGTTGGGTCGACGTCGTGGCAGGCGAAGTCTGCCACGGTGACATCATTTTCGCCTCCTCAGGTTCGCTTTTCCTGGTGCGAGAGGAATAA
- a CDS encoding LacI family DNA-binding transcriptional regulator gives MVIIMGKRITYQDIADRVGVSKSTVSLAFCDSKKLSDQTVAKVMAAAQELGYSQDPAARMLRTRRTNSIGILLPQQLDRVLENPYYSLFLQGVGSVCQREGLTLLLVPPLKGSMLKAIPYAAVDGFIVCGLEEDRGEVLALRQRGVPTVMVDGEDHDGFSSIGVRESDGTSQLMRHLLRLGHRRFAFVAIQTDKGDDVSTWRGSVRKRIDAIAAVLSEEGLALDSPGISVLQVPCTREGGASAFDRVWAADKPTAIVAFSDIIALGVLDAAHRSGVSVPGHVSVSGFDDIGDAASARPSLTTVHQPIASKGRLAAEFLVDEMARTKREVRRESLEASLLVRESTGPVRLAGQAASLSR, from the coding sequence ATGGTGATCATCATGGGTAAACGGATTACTTATCAGGATATTGCTGACCGCGTTGGGGTCTCAAAGTCGACGGTGTCTTTGGCTTTTTGCGATTCGAAGAAGTTATCAGATCAAACGGTCGCCAAGGTGATGGCTGCAGCTCAGGAACTCGGCTACTCACAAGATCCAGCGGCGCGCATGCTGCGAACGCGGCGTACAAATTCGATCGGCATTCTTCTGCCACAACAACTCGATCGGGTACTAGAGAACCCGTATTACTCCCTGTTCCTTCAGGGCGTTGGATCGGTATGCCAACGTGAAGGGCTGACGTTGCTGCTCGTGCCCCCGCTGAAAGGGTCGATGCTGAAAGCGATTCCCTACGCAGCTGTTGACGGCTTCATCGTATGCGGTCTCGAAGAAGATCGTGGAGAAGTTCTCGCCCTCCGCCAGCGGGGCGTCCCCACCGTCATGGTAGATGGCGAGGATCATGACGGGTTTTCTTCAATCGGTGTGCGTGAATCTGATGGGACTAGTCAGCTCATGCGGCATTTGCTGCGCTTGGGGCACCGCCGTTTTGCTTTTGTTGCGATTCAGACGGACAAAGGTGACGACGTCAGCACGTGGCGCGGGTCGGTTCGTAAGCGAATTGACGCGATAGCCGCTGTGCTGTCTGAGGAAGGGCTGGCTTTGGATTCGCCGGGAATATCCGTTCTTCAGGTTCCGTGTACGCGAGAGGGCGGCGCGTCGGCCTTCGATCGAGTCTGGGCGGCAGACAAGCCCACAGCAATCGTCGCTTTCAGCGACATTATTGCTTTGGGGGTGTTAGATGCGGCGCACCGCAGCGGGGTGTCTGTTCCGGGTCACGTCTCCGTGTCTGGCTTTGACGATATTGGCGACGCCGCATCTGCGCGTCCGAGTCTGACCACCGTTCATCAGCCCATCGCCTCCAAGGGCCGCCTCGCCGCTGAATTCCTGGTCGATGAAATGGCGAGGACGAAGCGGGAAGTGCGGCGTGAATCTCTGGAAGCATCTCTTTTAGTCCGGGAGTCTACCGGTCCTGTTCGCCTTGCTGGGCAGGCCGCGTCGCTTTCGAGGTGA
- a CDS encoding arginine deiminase: MTYRISSEVGKLRQVILHRPGREMDRLTPTNKDELLFDDILWTSQGQKEHDVFAQALRDEGAEVLYLDQLLAETLQVQEAREWVSAETFEQRWYGVTGIEMMREYADSLNAKELAELFIAGMTKAELVEKVGHLPSAYIDRSADDFMILRCLPNHLFTRDTSCWIYNGVSVNSMQKPARQRETINIQAIYRWHPRFANSDFSLWSKGLEDGPATIEGGDVAVIGNGAVLVGISERTTAAGFERLGQALLAGSEEITSVTGVLMKEERAQMHLDTVMTMVNEDTFLKYKHLGMLPTITLTRGAHGNIAAKTNHGEEMHEVLAAALGLKTINVLTTPEDDFAAERGQWNDACNVFTVEPNVVVAYDRNPTANEYLQSQGIRVIAVPGAELGRGRGGPRCMSCPTLRDDI, translated from the coding sequence GTGACATATCGAATATCTTCAGAGGTCGGAAAGCTACGCCAGGTTATTCTTCATCGTCCAGGGCGAGAGATGGATCGTCTGACGCCAACCAATAAAGATGAACTCCTCTTTGACGACATCCTGTGGACGAGCCAGGGGCAAAAGGAACACGACGTCTTTGCTCAGGCCCTGCGAGACGAAGGCGCAGAAGTGCTCTACCTCGACCAGCTACTTGCAGAAACGCTGCAAGTGCAAGAAGCGCGCGAATGGGTGAGCGCCGAAACGTTCGAACAGCGCTGGTACGGGGTCACCGGTATTGAAATGATGCGTGAGTACGCCGACTCTTTGAACGCCAAGGAGCTCGCAGAACTCTTCATCGCAGGTATGACCAAAGCTGAGCTGGTGGAAAAAGTTGGCCACCTACCTTCGGCGTACATCGATAGAAGCGCAGATGACTTCATGATTTTGCGATGCTTGCCCAACCATCTTTTCACACGCGATACGTCTTGCTGGATCTACAACGGCGTATCAGTGAACTCGATGCAAAAGCCTGCACGACAGCGCGAAACAATTAACATCCAGGCCATCTATCGTTGGCATCCGCGCTTTGCCAATTCGGATTTCTCGCTATGGTCGAAAGGCCTGGAGGACGGTCCAGCAACGATTGAAGGTGGCGACGTCGCCGTCATCGGCAACGGCGCAGTCCTCGTAGGGATCTCGGAACGAACGACGGCGGCCGGTTTCGAACGCCTAGGCCAGGCGCTCCTCGCTGGCTCGGAGGAGATCACATCGGTCACTGGTGTACTGATGAAGGAAGAACGCGCGCAGATGCACCTCGACACCGTGATGACCATGGTCAACGAAGATACCTTCCTCAAGTACAAGCATCTCGGGATGCTGCCCACGATCACGCTCACCCGTGGAGCCCACGGTAACATCGCGGCAAAGACGAACCACGGTGAAGAGATGCACGAGGTTCTTGCGGCGGCGTTGGGGCTGAAGACGATCAACGTCCTAACCACCCCGGAAGACGATTTCGCTGCCGAGCGCGGGCAATGGAATGACGCTTGCAACGTGTTCACGGTGGAACCGAACGTCGTCGTCGCATACGACCGCAACCCCACGGCTAACGAATACCTCCAGTCTCAAGGGATACGGGTGATAGCCGTACCTGGCGCGGAACTCGGCCGTGGGCGTGGCGGGCCGCGCTGCATGAGCTGCCCGACGCTACGAGATGACATCTGA